A part of Setaria viridis chromosome 8, Setaria_viridis_v4.0, whole genome shotgun sequence genomic DNA contains:
- the LOC117833778 gene encoding putative wall-associated receptor kinase-like 16, whose amino-acid sequence MLSTKNEFIFFGCNVEATLYGEYRNDSSNSTDRIISRCNSTCSSGSKYILYKDHSARPLGPTHTNGGYCSGRDDGCCHAPIAADSTPKRMEFKGLNLHTKQEYNFLRAVAFISEDRLTDQWYMTLNRTDISMSLYMSSPYVLRWAVKQGFPAPAGNMGQCPKEVANRLCESKDSSCRQEYGGFTCHCNPGYQGNPYVPGGCQVVDECRIMALSRKLCFGECINFPGGHECRCPRGSYGNPYKPSGCYPAGLIIGLSVASGAALLPMVLGIVFVHRKIKQRRVKALKQKYFKQNRGQLLQQLLSQKADIAERMIIPVDELAKATNNFDKAREIGGGGHGTVYKGILSDLHVVAIKKSKITVQKEIDEFINEVAILSQINHKNVVKLFGCCLETEVPLLVYEFISNGTLYHHLHVEGPMSLSWRHRLRIATEIASSLAYLHSTVLNPIIHRDIKSSNILLDDKLMAKVSDFGASRYIPMDNEGLTTRIQGTRGYMDPMCFHTGRLTEKSDVYSFGVLLVELLTRKKPFSYLSTEGDRLAAHFVNLLAKGNVTEIIDPQVIEEGGEEIQEVAALAASCVNVRSEERPTMRQVEHILEGLWGSKKYKKDDTNLEKFQKQAEGQRNEESSRRYSLEQEMMMSSTYPR is encoded by the exons ATGCTGTCGACCAAGAACGAGTTCATCTTTTTTGGGTGCAATGTAGAGGCCACCCTGTATGGGGAGTATAGAAACGACAGCAGCAACTCCACCGACCGCATCATCAGCCGTTGCAACTCCACCTGCAGCTCCGGCAGCAAGTACATCCTGTATAAAGATCATAGTGCTCGGCCACTGGGCCCAACACATACCAACGGCGGGTACTGCTCCGGCCGAGATGATGGCTGCTGCCATGCACCTATCGCTGCGGACAGCACGCCCAAGAGAATGGAGTTTAAAGGGCTCAACCTGCACACTAAGCAAGAATATAATTTTCTTCGTGCAGTCGCATTCATTTCAGAGGACCGGTTGACGGATCAGTGGTACATGACCTTAAACAGAACTGATATTTCTATGTCCCTTTACATGTCATCTCCCTATGTTCTACGGTGGGCGGTTAAGCAAGGCTTCCCAGCGCCTGCCGGCAACATGGGGCAGTGCCCCAAGGAAGTAGCCAATCGCCTTTGCGAGAGCAAGGACAGCAGCTGCAGGCAAGAGTACGGAGGTTTTACGTGCCACTGCAACCCCGGCTACCAGGGCAACCCTTACGTCCCCGGCGGATGCCAAG TTGTCGACGAGTGCCGCATCATGGCACTATCAAGAAAACTGTGCTTCGGCGAGTGCATCAATTTTCCTGGTGGACATGAGTGCCGGTGCCCTCGAGGATCCTATGGCAACCCATACAAACCCAGTGGCTGCTACCCCGCAG GTTTAATTATTGGTTTATCAGTTGCTAGTGGTGCAGCCCTCCTGCCAATGGTTCTGGGTATAGTATTTGTACACCGTAAAATTAAACAGCGCAGGGTAAAAGCATTGAAACAGAAGTATTTCAAGCAAAATCGTGGGCAGTTGTTGCAACAGTTGCTGTCCCAGAAGGCAGACATTGCAGAAAGGATGATCATACCAGTGGATGAGCTTGCAAAGGCGACAAATAACTTCGACAAAGCTCGTGAGATTGGTGGAGGAGGTCATGGTACTGTTTACAAAGGAATTTTATCGGACCTACATGTCGTAGCAATCAAGAAGTCAAAGATTACAGTCCAAAAAGAAATAGATGAGTTCATAAATGAGGTAGCAATCCTCTCACAGATCAACCATAAAAATGTGGTCAAACTCTTTGGATGTTGCCTTGAGACTGAGGTTCCATTATTGGTTTATGAGTTTATTTCCAATGGAACACTTTATCATCATCTCCATGTTGAAGGACCTATGTCACTATCATGGAGACATAGGTTGAGGATTGCAACTGAAATAGCATCTTCACTTGCATACCTTCACTCAACAGTCTTGAACCCAATAATCCACAGAGACATCAAATCTAGTAATATACTTCTTGACGATAAATTGATGGCAAAGGTATCAGACTTTGGGGCTTCAAGGTATATTCCGATGGACAACGAAGGGTTAACTACAAGAATTCAAGGAACAAGAGGATATATGGATCCCATGTGCTTTCATACCGGCCGCCTCACCGAGAAAAGTGATGTCTACAGCTTTGGTGTACTTCTCGTGGAGCTTCTCACTAGGAAGAAACCTTTTTCATATTTGTCCACCGAAGGTGATAGGCTTGCTGCCCATTTTGTCAACTTACTTGCCAAGGGAAATGTTACTGAGATAATAGACCCACAAGTTATagaggagggaggcgaggaAATCCAAGAAGTTGCTGCACTTGCAGCTTCCTGTGTTAACGTAAGAAGTGAGGAAAGGCCAACCATGCGACAGGTGGAACATATACTAGAGGGGCTTTGGGGTTCGAAGAAGTATAAGAAAGATGATACGAACCTAGAGAAATTCCAGAAACAGGCAGAAGGGCAACGAAATGAGGAGTCAAGCAGAAGATACAGTTTGGAGCAGGAAATGATGATGTCTTCCACCTACCCTCGGTAG
- the LOC140220190 gene encoding wall-associated receptor kinase 2-like, whose protein sequence is MMAPTCAFTVLLPAAVVPLMVMTLQLSAAAAAAATAPPRPPVIGQPGCDTLCGNVSVPYPFGFGPSSRCYWPGLNLTCDRRHNPPRLLLGDSALRVTDISLQNETVRVMRAGSIVNATGDNSDSWNASFGPGFTENGYQLSYRNEVVVSGCNVVARILADIMEKTPRIIGGCASFCTIIDRDDGPLTLETMRESKYKYCTGTAGCCQASVSASGTPNAVEAKWLYSGNHTAEQHLRPAIVFIAEEGWVDKNGLLADELEEVPIVLEWSVTQGLSHWNDCDDGMIQRVLCKSEQSRCSSGLPGSFTCQCEDGYYGNPYLLGGCQDIDECELPSEENGCFGDCINTIGSMECRCPHGTFGNPGIRGGCVKISSTTVVVIQYIHLQQIRNCLQWLRCR, encoded by the exons ATGATGGCACCAACCTGTGCATTCACTGTTCTATTGCCAGCAGCAGTGGTGCCGCTTATGGTGATGACGCTGCAGCTCTCGgctgcagcagccgccgccgccacggcgccaccACGGCCACCGGTGATAGGGCAGCCCGGCTGCGACACCCTCTGTGGCAACGTGAGCGTGCCGTACCCCTTCGGCTTCGGGCCCTCCTCCCGCTGCTACTGGCCGGGGCTCAACCTCACTTGCGACAGGAGGCACAACCCCCCGCGGCTGCTCCTCGGCGACAGTGCCCTCCGAGTCACCGACATCTCCCTCCAGAATGAAACCGTGCGTGTCATGCGCGCCGGTTCCATTGTGAATGCAACCGGCGACAACTCCGACAGCTGGAACGCCTCATTTGGCCCCGGCTTCACGGAGAACGGCTACCAGCTGTCATACAGAAACGAGGTCGTCGTCTCCGGATGCAACGTGGTCGCGAGGATTCTCGCGGACATTATGGAAAAAACCCCAAGAATCATCGGCGGGTGCGCCAGCTTCTGCACCATAATCGACCGCGACGACGGTCCCCTCACATTAGAGACGATGCGGGAGTCGAAGTACAAGTACTGCACCGGCACCGCGGGCTGCTGCCAGGCCTCTGTCTCTGCTAGCGGCACGCCGAATGCAGTAGAGGCCAAGTGGCTCTACAGTGGAAACCACACAGCGGAGCAGCATTTGCGGCCGGCGATAGTGTTCATCGCGGAGGAGGGGTGGGTCGACAAGAATGGGCTGCTTGCTGACGAGCTCGAGGAGGTTCCCATTGTCCTCGAGTGGAGCGTCACACAGGGCCTGTCGCATTGGAACGATTGTGATGACGGCATGATACAACGTGTGCTTTGCAAGAGCGAGCAAAGTCGTTGCTCTTCCGGCTTACCAGGCAGCTTTACATGCCAATGCGAGGATGGTTACTACGGCAACCCTTACCTCCTCGGCGGGTGCCAAG ATATTGATGAGTGCGAGCTGCCAAGTGAAGAGAATGGATGCTTCGGCGACTGTATCAACACGATCGGCTCAATGGAATGCCGGTGCCCGCATGGAACTTTTGGAAACCCAGGGATCAGAGGTGGCTGTGTCAAGATTAGCTCCACTACAG TAGTAGTAATTCAATATATACATTTGCAGCAGATCCGCAATTGCCTACAGTGGCTCCGGTGCCGTTAG